The window GGTTGTAATGTTATTTTACAATACATCTTTGTGAAAGTTCCTGGGAAgggagagggggaaaaaagaaacaaTCCACGAGCGAAACATTCAGAGACTTGTTTGTGGCCATAGCTAGCAGTCTGCGTTGGGTTTAAGGCAACGAAATTCAACTTCGTTTTAAAACATTTGTTGTAATATCGACATTTGTTTTAAAGGATACATTACAAGTGGTAGGCTACAACCACTGTCCGCCTGCCCCACTGAAACGAaactaaaaacaaaccaaaataaaaacgCTTAAATAACTTTGCTGCAAAAATAAGTCAATTTGTCTTAGACTTTGTACAATTTCATAAAGTATCTGTATTCGCATTAACCACAGAGTCAAAAGGCTACAATAGCTCTCGTCCAAGCCCCTAAACTCGCCAGGGCTTGTTTGCTACAGAACTGTCCGTTTAAGGCTTGCTCCAAGTCCGCTTGTCTGCTCACCAGTCCCGTGAACCCCGAGCCGAAGATCGAGATGAGGTTAGAAATGTTCGACGTGTCTAAGGGCTCCGTGCACGCGTAAGAAGAGTCCTCGAATTTCGCTCTTTTGCACGGCGTAAAATCCGGTACCTCCTCAATCTCGGACACGTAGTACCCAAAGTCAAGCTTGCGTTTCTTGGCCGGGCTCTGCGCGCCCTGGCAGCACTGTTGGAGCGAAGCGCAGCAGTCCTGATGCAAATACCCGTTCTCTACTGTGGTAACGACATGCGTGTCCAAATCGAGCACTGTAGTTTTGTTGCAGTGCATATTGTTTACCGGCGAAAAGTCACAGTTGGACACGGGATAGGCTTCCGCGCAGCAGCTGCGGTAGAACGAGGGGTCCGGCGATTTGCAGACCTCTTCGTTTTGGAGAGCTAAGGGCACCGAGCAGGCGCTGCTAGGCTGTATGTGCTGCACCGAAGGAGCCTGGTGACTGACGGGCAGGAGCGCGCCGCAGAGGCTCGCCGACTCACTCACGCTGCCGCAGCAGTCCCCAGTCTGCTCCTCGCAGTCCTCCACCAGATCGAGCGGGTTCAGCTCCTGGATCTCGTTGCAGACGGTCATCACCTCCTCGTACTGCTGCATCCTGTAGATTTCGGCATACTTCTCGTTCATGTAGACTTGCCTGGCGTTCCTCAGTACATAGGAGACGAGCAGGTTTTTGTGCAGCTTGATTCCTCCTCTCTGCGTTCGGGAGTTGTGGATTTTCCGTAAAGATATCGAAATGAGACTTTGTGCATCCACTGCACACTCCATGGTGCTGATCATGGTCCGGGTCGTGATGTTTTCCCACCTCTCCAACGAAGGGAACCAACTTTATTTCACTCTGAATCACGAGATTTCGTTCGAGGATGAAGGCTTAAGTCAGCTCTGTGGAGAAACATTGAACGTGGTCGCTTCTGCCTCAATGTGTGAGCGTAGGCAATCATTAGCCTGCGCTTGCTGCCTTGGTATATATATGGCGAAGAACTTTCCGCCCACTTTGCCTCCGGCCAATCAGGGACTGAGAATATCGATGAGTGACAAGCAAATCCCACCCAGAAGTTTTGATCTCGTCCAATCACAGAGAGGCGGTTCTTCTGTGCTATTCAAATTCCAAACTGACTTTACCAAACTGGAATGTTCTCATGAGGCGCAATGTACATCGGAGTTCGGAGTGCGCGCTCTTGTCATGTATGCTGGACAGACCACTTGAAAGATCTGACATAAATccactaaaataattttttttatacgttAAAACGTACTGAGCACTGTAAGTTTAATACAGCTGACGCTCTGTAtgagttaataaatatttttaaaacattaaactcaTTGGCAAGTTAGGTTTAAAACCGTACAAGCACATGAAACACTACACTATTGATTATAAAATAtctaagtaaatataaatattttatgtagcTATGTTTATTTGACATAAATTATAGGCTTACAGGTatgtatgagaaaaacattaattaaatggaGGAGTCAAACTTAAAGACagcaaatgtaattttaactttatcagtaggctatatgtgcatatacactaGTCTTGAATCTATTGCATTATGTTCtctaatatagtttttatatatagtttagtAAGGT of the Carassius gibelio isolate Cgi1373 ecotype wild population from Czech Republic chromosome A5, carGib1.2-hapl.c, whole genome shotgun sequence genome contains:
- the LOC128006723 gene encoding immediate early response gene 5-like protein; amino-acid sequence: MISTMECAVDAQSLISISLRKIHNSRTQRGGIKLHKNLLVSYVLRNARQVYMNEKYAEIYRMQQYEEVMTVCNEIQELNPLDLVEDCEEQTGDCCGSVSESASLCGALLPVSHQAPSVQHIQPSSACSVPLALQNEEVCKSPDPSFYRSCCAEAYPVSNCDFSPVNNMHCNKTTVLDLDTHVVTTVENGYLHQDCCASLQQCCQGAQSPAKKRKLDFGYYVSEIEEVPDFTPCKRAKFEDSSYACTEPLDTSNISNLISIFGSGFTGLVSRQADLEQALNGQFCSKQALASLGAWTRAIVAF